The proteins below are encoded in one region of Paraburkholderia phenazinium:
- a CDS encoding dienelactone hydrolase family protein has protein sequence MAGITIKISGDSARKFTGYLALPPAGRGPGLVLCQEIFGVNAFVRKMADLYAEEGYVVLAPDFFWRQEEGIELEPDESGVKHAMRLLTGVRDEDAVSDLNAALTVLRQRPELDGQCGVVGFCLGGKFAYLAATHTDAAISIGYYGVGIEDLLDRADHLKSKLVLHFAGNDAFCDESARAKIFAALQQQKNASLYVYPGVDHAFARFASPHFDKRASALAHDRSIAALRHILGPDFDLEALWERHLQLEFEVRDADATMATMVSEPYVNHIPTMTGGVGHTSLRRFYQHHFIHANPPDTRQIPISRTVGATQIVDEVLFCFTHTCEIDWLLPGVSPTGRYVEVPLVGIVKFRGDKLCHEHIYWDQGSVLAQIGLLDTEHFPVAGIETARKVMDETLPSNTLMKRWAKSAPDAP, from the coding sequence ATGGCCGGAATAACGATAAAAATATCAGGGGACAGTGCCAGGAAATTCACGGGATATCTGGCGCTGCCACCCGCTGGACGCGGCCCGGGCCTGGTCTTGTGCCAGGAAATATTTGGCGTGAACGCGTTCGTCCGCAAAATGGCGGACCTGTATGCCGAAGAAGGTTACGTAGTTCTTGCTCCGGATTTTTTCTGGCGCCAGGAGGAGGGAATCGAGTTAGAGCCGGATGAGTCGGGCGTCAAGCATGCGATGCGTCTGCTCACGGGGGTCCGCGATGAGGATGCTGTGTCCGATCTCAACGCCGCATTGACTGTCTTGCGCCAGCGTCCGGAGCTGGATGGCCAGTGTGGTGTCGTGGGGTTTTGCCTCGGTGGAAAGTTTGCCTATCTGGCTGCGACGCATACCGATGCCGCCATTTCCATTGGCTATTACGGAGTAGGAATCGAGGATCTATTGGATCGTGCGGATCACTTGAAGAGCAAGTTGGTGCTTCATTTCGCCGGCAACGATGCCTTCTGCGATGAGTCGGCGCGCGCAAAGATATTCGCGGCCTTACAGCAGCAGAAGAATGCAAGCCTATATGTTTATCCCGGCGTCGATCACGCATTCGCCCGATTCGCGAGCCCGCATTTCGACAAGCGGGCGAGCGCGCTAGCCCATGATCGTTCGATTGCTGCGTTGCGTCACATCCTTGGACCGGATTTCGATCTTGAGGCGCTGTGGGAAAGGCACCTTCAGTTGGAGTTCGAGGTTCGCGATGCCGATGCAACGATGGCGACAATGGTCTCTGAACCCTACGTCAATCATATCCCGACGATGACTGGCGGAGTTGGTCATACGTCGCTCAGGCGTTTCTATCAGCATCACTTCATCCATGCCAATCCTCCCGACACGCGACAGATTCCAATCTCACGCACGGTCGGTGCCACGCAAATCGTCGATGAGGTCCTGTTCTGCTTTACGCATACCTGCGAGATTGACTGGCTATTACCGGGGGTGTCACCGACGGGGCGCTATGTTGAAGTTCCTCTGGTGGGCATCGTGAAATTTCGTGGCGACAAGTTGTGTCATGAGCACATTTATTGGGATCAAGGGAGTGTTCTGGCTCAGATTGGTTTGCTCGATACCGAGCACTTTCCGGTAGCCGGCATCGAAACTGCCAGGAAAGTCATGGATGAAACACTGCCGAGTAATACCTTGATGAAACGCTGGGCAAAGAGTGCTCCCGACGCCCCGTGA
- a CDS encoding ATP-dependent acyl-CoA ligase, producing MEPKHIDYPKDVSEWNVAPSQRTLPALLKARATARGNAILFSDRTTVWTTSDALDAAARRAGALAAAGVKRGDRVALMCSNRVEFMEIVLGCGWLGAIVVPVNTASRGPQLQHILENCKAQLMVIEASLTDAIGALDFSRVALKVVWLINDGAPAKSLPVSCEQLPPRGEAHEAADVRPGDTLAILYTSGTSGLSKGVVCPHGQFYWWGIYSSRHIGITAGDTLYTVLPLFHTNALNSFFQALVTGARLIVDKKFSASRFFAALAETEATVTYLLGAMVPILLSKAPTDMELRHKVRIALAPGVPEQFHASFTERCGIHLLDGFGTTESNCVIGCGVADQRAGWMGRVAPGFEARVVDENDEPVPDGHPGELTLRASEPFAFSRGYFSMPEATVDAWRNLWFHTGDRVIRDADGYYKFLDRLKDAIRRRGENISSFEVEHVLLSHPAVETAAVFAVRSELAEDEVMAALVLRDGEILEPLELIRYCEPRLPYFAVPRFIDVLRELPKTENGKIQKYRLREKGVTERTWDLETSGYRLRRS from the coding sequence ATGGAACCGAAACACATTGATTATCCAAAGGACGTGAGCGAGTGGAACGTCGCTCCGTCGCAACGCACGCTCCCTGCACTGCTGAAGGCCCGTGCCACAGCCCGTGGCAATGCCATTCTCTTTTCCGATCGTACAACGGTATGGACAACTTCTGATGCGCTAGATGCGGCTGCGCGACGGGCCGGCGCTTTGGCGGCCGCAGGGGTGAAGCGTGGCGATCGGGTAGCACTGATGTGCTCGAACCGTGTGGAATTCATGGAGATCGTGCTTGGATGTGGTTGGCTCGGCGCAATCGTGGTACCAGTCAACACCGCGTCACGGGGCCCGCAACTGCAACACATTCTCGAAAATTGCAAAGCGCAACTGATGGTAATAGAAGCCTCATTGACCGACGCGATTGGTGCGCTCGATTTCTCGAGGGTTGCCCTGAAGGTTGTATGGCTCATTAATGACGGCGCGCCGGCTAAGTCCCTGCCAGTGTCCTGTGAACAGCTTCCTCCGAGAGGCGAGGCACATGAAGCCGCCGATGTCAGGCCCGGTGATACGCTCGCCATCCTTTATACATCGGGGACATCCGGTTTATCGAAAGGCGTCGTCTGCCCGCATGGACAGTTTTATTGGTGGGGCATCTACTCATCAAGACATATCGGGATCACGGCAGGAGATACGCTCTATACCGTCCTGCCGCTGTTCCATACCAATGCCCTGAACAGTTTTTTCCAGGCCCTGGTGACGGGAGCAAGGCTAATCGTCGACAAGAAATTCTCTGCAAGTCGATTCTTTGCGGCGTTGGCTGAGACCGAGGCCACGGTAACGTACCTGCTAGGGGCGATGGTTCCCATCCTGTTGTCGAAAGCGCCAACAGACATGGAGCTCCGCCACAAGGTCAGGATCGCCCTGGCTCCGGGTGTGCCGGAGCAATTTCACGCCAGTTTCACCGAACGTTGCGGGATTCACCTGCTTGACGGATTTGGAACAACAGAGAGCAATTGTGTCATCGGGTGCGGTGTTGCCGACCAGCGTGCCGGATGGATGGGACGTGTGGCGCCAGGTTTTGAAGCACGCGTCGTTGACGAGAACGACGAGCCGGTGCCGGACGGACATCCTGGCGAGCTGACCCTGCGTGCCTCGGAGCCTTTTGCGTTCTCGAGAGGCTATTTCTCGATGCCTGAAGCGACAGTCGATGCGTGGCGCAATCTATGGTTCCACACCGGAGATCGGGTTATTCGTGATGCTGATGGCTATTACAAATTTCTCGATCGGCTTAAAGACGCAATCCGTCGCCGTGGCGAGAACATCTCGTCATTTGAAGTCGAGCACGTCCTGCTAAGTCATCCCGCGGTCGAAACCGCCGCGGTTTTTGCGGTGAGGTCCGAACTTGCCGAAGACGAAGTAATGGCTGCACTCGTGTTGCGCGACGGCGAGATCCTTGAGCCGCTTGAGCTAATCCGCTATTGCGAGCCGCGTCTACCGTATTTCGCAGTGCCACGCTTTATCGACGTTCTGCGCGAGCTACCCAAAACCGAAAACGGCAAGATCCAGAAGTACAGGTTGCGCGAGAAAGGCGTGACCGAAAGAACCTGGGATCTCGAAACGTCGGGATACCGGCTCAGACGCTCGTAG
- a CDS encoding SDR family NAD(P)-dependent oxidoreductase, which produces MNSKSKSFFEGRTALVTGANGGLGLVLARALAGRGCKVYAAVRNPDKFADASNYRLIIPVRLDLTDPDSIDALIPLVADVSLVFNNAGSNRQDSALFCRSEGAAREEMEVNFFGPLRLARALAPLMKDRGEGTFVNLLSILAFEHLVECGSYSASKAAAHSLTQGMRAQLQPWGVRVIGVYPGPMDTAMSASLPLPKVSPEVVATAIMSALVSRDDEIYPGDIAQKFHTKWRPYRG; this is translated from the coding sequence ATGAACTCAAAAAGCAAATCTTTTTTTGAAGGCCGCACAGCGCTCGTCACCGGCGCAAACGGTGGGCTCGGCCTGGTGTTAGCACGTGCGTTAGCAGGCCGAGGTTGTAAAGTGTATGCCGCAGTACGCAATCCAGACAAATTCGCCGATGCCTCTAATTACCGCCTAATTATCCCGGTGCGGCTTGATCTCACCGATCCAGACAGCATCGATGCTCTGATCCCGCTCGTAGCTGATGTGAGTTTGGTATTCAATAACGCTGGTAGCAATCGGCAAGATAGCGCTTTATTTTGCCGTAGCGAAGGTGCGGCGCGGGAAGAAATGGAAGTCAACTTTTTCGGGCCCTTACGTTTGGCTCGCGCACTCGCCCCATTGATGAAAGATCGTGGAGAAGGGACTTTTGTCAATCTCCTTTCCATACTGGCGTTTGAGCACCTGGTGGAGTGCGGCTCGTATTCCGCATCGAAGGCGGCGGCACACTCGCTTACACAAGGGATGCGAGCTCAGTTGCAGCCGTGGGGCGTGCGAGTGATCGGTGTTTATCCCGGGCCTATGGATACCGCAATGAGTGCGAGCCTGCCCCTACCTAAGGTATCCCCTGAAGTCGTTGCAACTGCAATCATGAGTGCGCTCGTGTCCCGCGATGATGAAATTTATCCTGGGGACATAGCTCAGAAATTCCAT
- a CDS encoding GntR family transcriptional regulator: MPTSLTVAAKATPNTAMQEPKQSIREQVYRHLRDKMRSGEITYEDKLVDHEIASQLGVSRMPVREALLQLKSEGFLEGTSRGFVLRRFTPTDIANIFETRLLLEPAAAGDACKNASIKGLSEMRSMVAAAERAYANDDIPGFMDSSDAFRLTWVGMVPNPHLVQTIDRLRDHVEAVRLATLRDKAIRELALKHMKHILDAFLEADAEAVKERVAHNMRVSATCYYSTQETILSSSAERGTEPLTAKSADL; the protein is encoded by the coding sequence ATGCCGACATCGTTAACCGTGGCAGCGAAAGCGACGCCAAACACCGCGATGCAGGAACCCAAACAGAGCATCCGGGAACAGGTGTACCGTCACTTGCGCGACAAAATGCGAAGTGGCGAGATTACATACGAAGACAAATTGGTTGACCATGAGATCGCCAGTCAATTGGGCGTTTCACGTATGCCCGTGCGGGAAGCATTGCTGCAACTGAAGAGCGAGGGCTTTCTTGAAGGAACCTCGCGCGGGTTCGTTCTGCGCCGCTTTACTCCGACTGACATCGCCAATATTTTCGAAACTCGGCTCCTGCTTGAGCCCGCTGCGGCTGGCGATGCTTGCAAGAACGCTTCGATCAAGGGGCTTTCCGAGATGCGTTCGATGGTCGCCGCGGCCGAGCGTGCCTACGCTAATGACGATATCCCAGGCTTCATGGATTCGTCCGACGCTTTCCGCTTGACCTGGGTTGGAATGGTGCCCAATCCTCATCTCGTACAGACAATTGACCGCTTACGCGATCATGTCGAAGCCGTCCGACTCGCGACGCTTCGTGACAAGGCCATTCGCGAGTTGGCGTTAAAGCATATGAAACACATATTAGACGCATTCCTTGAGGCGGATGCCGAGGCAGTCAAGGAGCGGGTTGCCCATAACATGCGTGTTTCTGCGACGTGCTATTACTCTACGCAAGAGACGATCTTGAGCTCATCCGCTGAACGCGGGACCGAACCTTTGACAGCAAAGTCGGCGGATTTATAG